Genomic DNA from Leptospira broomii serovar Hurstbridge str. 5399:
TAACGATTCGATCGTGCTCGTGGATTTTGCTAACTCTCTCCGGAAGAATAACCCAAACAAAGATATTATAGAAGTTCTTCTGGAAACTGGAAATTTACGACTTCGAGCTGTCATTTTAACTACGGTAACGACCGTTCTGGGATTACTTCCCACTGCGTACGGAATCGGAGGATTCGATCCATTTTTGGTTCCAATGGCTTTGGCATTTGGCTGGGGACTAGCTTTTGCGAGCTTAGTCACGTTAGTCATGGTTCCGGTATTTTATCTGCATTTATATCGGTACCAGACTTGGTTTAGCGGTCTGTCGGATCGAATTTGGAGTGCAAAACCGAAATCGATAACGTATTCATTCGAATCTTCCCCGATCCCTCAAAAGCAAAAGAAGAAAAAATAGAGGGTTTCTATAAAACTTTCTCGAAGTAACTATTTTTCCAGTTTCATTTCGTGGGTTCTCTTTCTCCCCAACGATGAGAATATCGGTAGGAAGCGATTCCGGGGCATTATCTATTCCATGTAATCGCAATCTCAGTAGAAAACATATTTTAATAGTCATTCGCCTTTCCTACAATGCATAAATACATACTAGAAAAGGGTATAGAGAAACTCGTCGCCGGCTCGGTCTTACTTGGTAACGCTTAATCTTGCCGATCGTTTAATATTTCCGGAACTGTGACGAATTTATAGCCTTTATCCAGCATCGCTTGGATAAAATCGGGCAAAATATAGATTAATTTCTCTGTCTGTCTAGGCGATCCTAAATGCATCAGTATGATTGCACCGTTCATTCCGTTCTTGTCGGATTGCTCCCAGCGATAAAGAAAATCCAGCATCTCTTGTTTGGTTTTATAATGCGGATTTTGAATTAGTTTTGTTTTTCCGTTGGAATCCTTTCTCGCGACGTATTTCTTATAAACGAAATCGGGAACATCCAGCGACCCTACGGAATTATTGCTCCAGAAAATGTGATTTTCATATCCGTAGTTCGCATACGTATCCAGCAGAATTGGATCGACTGCTCCGTACGGTAGACGATAGTATTTCGTCAACTCGGCTCCGGTTAGAATCCGAAACTTTTCTTCGACTGTTCTCATTTCTTCGAGTAAATCGTTGAGATCGGGAATTTCATCGTTCACGTAGCTGAGCAAGGCTCGTTTTCGCAGCGAAGGTTCCCTTAAACTACGCGGGAGATTATAGTGGCTCCATGTATGGTTTCCAAACACTACCCTTCCCTTTAAGGCGACGAGTTTTTTTAAGTAATGAATGTTCGTTTTGGAAAAAAGAGAACCGCCTTTCTTTGCGGGATTTTCGTTCGAGACGAATAATGTAACTTTAATCGGAAAACGACTCATAAACTCATAGAGAATTTGTAAATCTTCTCCCGTGCCTAGATCGAAAGTAAGAGCAATTTCTTTGAATTTTACGTTCCCTCGAGTGATATTCTTTCCGATTCCTTTCGTCGGTAGGGATTGATTTAGAATTTGGAGATTTTTTTCCACTTCTTCGTGTAAATCCCCTTCGGGAACGTCGTCAAGTAACGAGGATTTAAATCGTAAAACCTCCTCTTCTCTCTGTTGTTCGTCTAGGCGAAGACTCGTAATGTCTTCGGAAAGAACCGAGATGACTTTATTCTGTTTTTCGACGGTAGTTTGGAGCGAGTCGAGTCTGCGCGCCAAAGCAAAAACTGTCGTAACGATCAAAATTAAAAAGAAAAGTCCGGAAGACGCTAATCTTATCGTACGAAATTTCCTCTCCAAAACTTCGGACTGAATTCCAGTGTCTTGGATTTCCTTAATCGTTTTTGAAAGAACAGACGATTCTTCTTCGCTAAGCATAGATATATTGTCCGATTAACTGATCAGACGGAGGAATTTTCCCTTTTTCCCTTGTCGAATCAAGTACTCTCTGCCCCGTGCCAGAGTAAATTTCTCGTCCCCGAGTTTCTCCTCATTGACATAAATTCCTCCTGACTTAATAATTCTTCTTCCTTCGGAAACGGAGGGAATAAAGCTTAACTTGGCTAGAACCCAAACTAATTGGGGCGTTTCCGATTCCGAAAAAAATTCCTGCCCAAGTTCT
This window encodes:
- a CDS encoding polysaccharide deacetylase family protein; translated protein: MLSEEESSVLSKTIKEIQDTGIQSEVLERKFRTIRLASSGLFFLILIVTTVFALARRLDSLQTTVEKQNKVISVLSEDITSLRLDEQQREEEVLRFKSSLLDDVPEGDLHEEVEKNLQILNQSLPTKGIGKNITRGNVKFKEIALTFDLGTGEDLQILYEFMSRFPIKVTLFVSNENPAKKGGSLFSKTNIHYLKKLVALKGRVVFGNHTWSHYNLPRSLREPSLRKRALLSYVNDEIPDLNDLLEEMRTVEEKFRILTGAELTKYYRLPYGAVDPILLDTYANYGYENHIFWSNNSVGSLDVPDFVYKKYVARKDSNGKTKLIQNPHYKTKQEMLDFLYRWEQSDKNGMNGAIILMHLGSPRQTEKLIYILPDFIQAMLDKGYKFVTVPEILNDRQD